One genomic window of Camelina sativa cultivar DH55 chromosome 5, Cs, whole genome shotgun sequence includes the following:
- the LOC104785094 gene encoding transcription elongation factor TFIIS-like, with translation MQRQEFLELFEAALRAAKSVRGVEDSPEVSRFVDAVSRLKQAPKSLACDVVCTTSMVGKGLRFFNDHKHPEIRSEGRLLWNLWLRLLYASGREQSRHEDTTPVKMIPTMKKTGDSKRDKVREILQTSLAKVANEVVETEMKTRVAASDPCVVAVSVECAMFEKLGCFMGPQKAKYRSILFNMGDTNNPDLRRKVLLGEINGERLVTMERQEMGSEQLRKELQRIQERARFKEESRMNMLQSADLIMT, from the coding sequence ATGCAGAGACAAGAGTTCTTGGAGTTGTTCGAGGCAGCACTTCGAGCGGCTAAGTCTGTGAGAGGTGTTGAGGATTCTCCCGAGGTTTCGAGGTTTGTAGACGCCGTGAGTCGTTTGAAACAAGCTCCCAAGTCACTTGCTTGTGACGTTGTCTGCACTACCTCCATGGTGGGGAAGGGTTTGAGATTCTTCAACGATCACAAACACCCCGAGATTAGATCGGAAGGAAGGCTTCTTTGGAATCTTTGGCTGCGGCTTCTTTATGCTTCGGGTAGAGAACAGAGCCGTCATGAAGACACAACTCCGGTCAAGATGATTCCAACAATGAAGAAGACTGGAGATTCAAAACGAGACAAGGTGCGTGAGATTCTTCAAACATCGTTGGCTAAAGTTGCTAATGAGGTTGTTGAGACGGAGATGAAGACACGAGTCGCTGCTTCTGATCCTTGCGTTGTGGCTGTATCTGTGGAATGTGCAATGTTTGAAAAGTTAGGTTGTTTCATGGGACCTCAAAAAGCTAAGTACCGTTCGATTCTGTTCAACATGGGAGATACTAACAATCCTGATTTGAGGAGGAAAGTGTTACTTGGCGAGATCAATGGAGAGAGACTCGTGACAATGGAGAGACAAGAGATGGGGAGTGAGCAGCTTCGGAAGGAGCTTCAAAGGATTCAAGAGAGAGCAAGATTTAAGGAAGAGAGCCGAATGAATATGCTTCAGTCAGCTGATCTGATCATGACTTAG
- the LOC104788805 gene encoding F-box/LRR-repeat protein At2g42720-like, with product MDRLSLLPDEVLGHILSFLPSKHAASTSLLSHRWRNVFVLNPSLNLDYVLDEAIQYRHDHSQDFMDFVESLLIRRGKSPVKKFALKIHLPHLFGIDPSRVHYWICNVFQLGGLVDLDLFITFQGERHHVPLLIFKSKTLVKLRLGRGFKIKLSHQDVYLPMLKTLCLDTVDLEGGHDVLETLLPRCPLLEELVLDDMRWKTKCVSVSSPSLRRLRIRFFNIPIISLDVPNLVYLELSCIFGSKYANLNLDSLIEARLNLWVEEQRLRALRAGYAHLVSADLMDLITAIRNVKVLHLTSDAFELFYYSGQDLPMFDNLVCLSIASDKKQGWQVLPLLIKNSPNLETLIFKGLEHYGTSKCGDACVCSATWEGRPSCLSSSRVKVLEIWGYQGVLRDLLQVKHFLEKLPCLELLKLCAVNNIQVPINVQHLLTLPRASSNCKIEAIP from the exons ATGGATAGGCTCAGCCTTTTACCAGATGAGGTTCTTGGGCACATCTTATCCTTTCTCCCCTCAAAACATGCTGCTTCGACTTCGTTACTCTCTCATAGGTGGAGgaatgtgtttgttttgaatccAAGTCTTAACCTTGATTATGTGCTTGATGAGGCTATTCAATACCGGCATGACCATTCCCAAGATTTCATGGATTTTGTGGAGAGTTTGCTCATTCGGCGAGGCAAGTCGCCAGTAAAGAAGTTCGCTTTGAAGATTCATCTCCCTCATCTATTTGGAATAGACCCATCTCGTGTTCATTACTGGATATGCAATGTGTTTCAGCTTGGTGGTCTTGTGGATCTTGATCTGTTCATCACTTTCCAAGGAGAACGTCACCATGTGCCTTTGTTGATCTTCAAGAGCAAGACACTGGTTAAGCTGAGGCTAGGACGTGGTTTTAAAATCAAGCTTTCTCATCAGGATGTTTATCTTCCTATGCTTAAGACTTTATGTCTTGACACTGTTGATTTAGAAGGAGGTCATGATGTCCTTGAAACTCTTCTACCTCGTTGCCCTTTGCTTGAAGAACTGGTTCTTGATGATATGCGTTGGAAAACAAAGTGTGTTTCTGTGTCTTCTCCATCTCTAAGGAGACTACGCATCCGATTCTTTAATATCCCCATCATCTCTCTTGATGTTCCCAATCTTGTCTACTTGGAACTTTCTTGTATATTTGGGAGCAAGTATGCAAATCTTAACTTGGATTCCCTCATCGAAGCTAGACTCAATCTTTGGGTAGAAGAACAACGATTAAGGGCACTAAGAGCTGGATATGCTCATTTAGTTTCTGCTGACCTGATGGATCTCATCACTGCAATCAGAAATGTTAAGGTCCTTCACTTAACTAGTGATGCTTTTGAG CTGTTTTACTACTCCGGTCAAGATTTACCCATGTTCGACAACCTTGTCTGTCTATCTATCGCAAGTGACAAGAAGCAAGGATGGCAAGTTCTGCCACTTCTGATCAAGAACTCTCCAAATCTTGAAACTCTCATCTTCAAG GGTCTAGAGCACTACGGAACTTCAAAATGTGGGGATGCATGTGTTTGCTCTGCAACTTGGGAGGGTAGGCCGTCTTGCCTGTCATCTTCTCGAGTAAAAGTGCTGGAGATATGGGGCTATCAAGGAGTTCTAAGAGATCTGTTACAAGTGAAGCATTTCTTAGAGAAGCTACCATGTCTTGAGCTGCTGAAACTTTGTGCTGTAAACAACATCCAAGTGCCCATCAATGTACAGCATCTTTTGACGCTTCCAAGAGCTTCATCAAACTGCAAGATCGAAGCCATACCTTAA
- the LOC104785095 gene encoding uncharacterized protein LOC104785095, with translation MAAMKLLLSQARRQGLTIRFQQIPRLFSSSPPPSASNPSPPDSNESHKKPVTIEPVSYAAKPKDDKPEPTNVESAENLNQPSESANRSSWTREEIRYVKDSQSINPVSYAQRVAPLPEDRVAGEDEGERTPEEMERERKRIELENRARRRFLRANAVEEDTSSLPLPTLLKPELKHGKKPIFDLMEAIREIKANAKAKFDETLEAHVRLGIEKGRSELIVRGTLALPHSVKKDVKVAFFAEGADAEDAKAAGADVVGGLELIEEILKSGKIDFDRCLATPKMMPRVYKISRILNNHGLMPNPKQGSVTKDVTKAVKDAKAGHTKFRMDKTSILHVPLGKMSFPEDALRENVGAFMNALLLAKPAGLKKTSKYAGYVNAFHLCSTMGKGYPVSIQSLSRAADLHTKLQLK, from the exons ATGGCAGCTATGAAGCTTCTACTCTCTCAAGCTCGCCGCCAAGGTCTAACCATCCGATTTCAACAAATCCCAAGACTCTTCTCTTCCTCACCACCACCATCCGCTTCGAACCCGTCTCCCCCCGATTCAAACGAATCTCACAAAAAGCCCGTCACAATCGAGCCAGTCTCGTACGCCGCCAAACCCAAAGATGATAAACCCGAACCAACCAATGTTGAATCGGCGGAGAATCTGAACCAACCCTCGGAGTCAGCGAACCGTTCGAGCTGGACAAGAGAAGAAATCAGATACGTGAAAGACTCTCAATCGATCAATCCGGTTTCTTACGCTCAGCGTGTGGCTCCGCTTCCTGAGGATCGAGTCGCCGGTGAAGATGAAGGAGAGAGAACTCCGgaggagatggagagagagaggaagaggattGAATTAGAGAATCGAGCTAGAAGAAGGTTCTTAAGAGCTAATGCTGTTGAAGAGGATACTTCTTCACTTCCTTTGCCGACTTTGCTTAAACCAGAGCTGAAACATGGAAAGAAACCTATTTTCGATCTCATGGAGGCCATTAGAGAGATTAAG GCCAATGCGAAGGCTAAATTTGATGAAACTCTTGAGGCGCACGTGAGGTTGGGCATTGAAAAAGGAAGATCTGAGCTG ATAGTTCGTGGTACTTTGGCTCTACCCCACTCTGTTAAGAAG GATGTGAAAGTGGCTTTCTTTGCCGAGGGAGCTGATGCAGAGGATGCAAAAGCTGCAGGAGCTGATGTCGTTGGTGGTCTTGAGCTCATTGAAGAAATCTTGA AAAGCGGCAAGATCGACTTTGATAGATGTCTTGCAACTCCAAAAATGATGCCCCGTGTTTACAAG ATATCAAGGATTCTTAACAATCACGGTTTGATGCCAAACCCCAAA CAAGGTAGTGTGACCAAGGATGTTACGAAAGCAGTCAAAGACGCAAAAGCTGGACATACCAAATTTAGAATGGATAAAACTTCGATTCTTCATGTGCCACTTGGAAAG ATGAGCTTTCCTGAAGACGCTTTACGAGAGAATGTTGGTGCTTTCATGAACGCCCTTTTGCTAGCAAAGCCAGCCGGATTGAAAAAGA cTTCAAAATATGCTGGCTATGTCAATGCATTCCACTTATGCAGCACG ATGGGAAAGGGTTATCCAGTATCGATACAGTCGTTATCTAGAGCAGCAGATCTTCATACCAAATTGCAGCTCAAGTGA
- the LOC104785096 gene encoding sec1 family domain-containing protein MIP3: MALVDVAISCLNSIREIEEEVKDAIVYIDAGCTESFQFAGAYPLFLELGARAVCSLENMTSLDAVADWNSKTDCAKRIVIMTSRLLNDAHRYMLRCLSSHEAVQHCTVFTSISEGSHSAIPDSPLGPDAYREYETLLVQDYNEHTKKSDKISKDKGVSNFSSALESLTMEPIISENIDGSSGGVEGLVVSVHHFPLIICPFTPRAFVLPSQGSVAEASLSRQHEDSLSFGLPPISTGSMSDTDDVPPGATLTAHFLYQLALKMELKLEIFSLGDLSKNVGKILTDMSSSLYDVGRRKRSAGLLLVDRTLDLTTPCCHGDSLFDRIFSSLPRAERFSSQAQLKQGVPSINRPSLDVQVPLGELLNEEPSKIRDSGFPVGVEAFLRGWDSYTSDPQNVGLVNECDKKSTTNWTELLNGSLVATECFRGTPYLEAMIDRKTKDGSVLVKKWLQEALRRENISVNVRARPGYATKPELQAMIRALSQSQSSLLKNKGIIQLAAATAAALDESQSAKWDTFSSAEMMLNVSAGDTSQGLAAQISDLINKSAVAELQAKKNEKADTSSRGLLYFRDALLLTIVGYIVAGENFPTSGSGGPFSWQEEHFLKEAIVDAVLENPSVGNLKFLNGLTEELEGRLNRLKSEETKESPSDDHLDIDALDDDAWGKWGDEEEEDVDNSKADESYDDMQLKLDLRDRVDSLFRFLHKLSSLRTRNLPLREGSLASENNFSGDPSGNKGLLYRLIAKVLSKQEIPGLEYHSSTVGRFLKSGFGRFGLGQAKPSLADQSVILVFVIGGINGLEVLEAQEAVSESGRPDTNLVIGGTTLLTPDDMFDLLLGQFSHF, from the exons ATGGCTTTGGTCGATGTCGCGATATCTTGTCTCAACTCGATCCGCGAA ATAGAAGAGGAAGTCAAAGATGCCATAGTGTATATTGATGCTGGCTGCACAGAGAGTTTTCAATTTGCAGGAGCTTACCCTTTGTTCTTGGAACTAGGTGCTCGAGCTGTCTGCAGTCTTGAAAACATGACTTCTCTAGATGCG GTGGCTGATTGGAATTCAAAGACTGATTGTGCGAAGAGAATTGTGATTATGACATCTCGGCTTCTCAATGATGCTCATCGATATATGCTACGGTGTCTAAGCTCCCATGAAGCTGTTCAGCACTGCACAGTATTCACGTCTATTTCAGAG GGATCTCACTCAGCCATCCCTGATTCGCCTCTAGGTCCAGATGCGTATCGTGAATACGAAACCTTACTTGTTCAGGATTACAATGAACATACTAAGAAAAGCGACAAGATATCTAAAGACAAAGGGGTTTCTAATTTCTCTTCTGCACTTGAATCCCTTACTATGGAGCCTATCATTAGCGAAAATATAGATGGTTCATCAGGTGGTGTAGAAGGTTTGGTAGTTTCGGTGCACCACTTCCCCTTGATTATTTGTCCTTTCACTCCTCGAGCGTTTGTCTTACCTTCCCAAGGATCAGTCGCAGAAGCTTCCTTGTCCCGTCAACATGAGGATTCTCTTAGTTTTGGTTTGCCTCCCATAAGTACTGGATCTATGTCTGATACTGATGATGTTCCTCCTGGTGCAACTCTTACCGCACATTTTCTTTACCAGCTAGCTCTTAAG aTGGAATTGAAGTTGGAAATATTTTCACTTGGTGACTTATCAAAGAATGTTGGAAAGATTCTGACAGACATGTCATCAAGTCTTTATGATGTAGGGCGTCGCAAGCGATCTGCCGGCCTGTTACTTGTTGACCGCACACTTGATCTTACCACTCCCTGCTGTCACGGAGATTCACTTTTCGACCGTATCTTTTCATCTTTGCCTCGGGCAGAAAGATTTTCTTCACAAGCACAGCTTAAACAGGGGGTCCCGAGCATCAATCGTCCTTCTCTTGATGTTCAAGTGCCGCTTGGGGAACTGCTTAATGAAGAACCAAGCAAGATTCGGGATTCTGGTTTTCCTGTAGGAGTTGAAGCTTTTTTACGTGGCTGGGATTCATACACTTCTGATCCACAAAATGTAGGTCTGGTTAATGAATGTGACAAGAAATCTACTACCAACTGGACTGAACTACTAAATGGATCTCTAGTCGCTACTGAATGTTTTAGAGGAACACCTTACCTAGAGGCCATGATTGATAGGAAAACAAAGGATGGAAGTGTACTGGTAAAGAAATGGCTTCAAGAGGCTCTGCGTCGCGAAAATATCTCTGTTAACGTGAGAGCTCGTCCTGGTTATGCTACAAAACCGGAGCTCCAGGCCATGATCAGAGCATTGTCCCAAAGCCAGTCGTCTTTGTTGAAAAACAAAGGGATTATTCAGTTAGCGGCAGCTACAGCTGCTGCTCTTGATGAATCTCAAAGTGCCAAATGGGATACTTTTAGTAGTGCGGAGATGATGTTAAATGTGAGTGCTGGTGATACGAGTCAGGGATTGGCTGCTCAAATTAGTGACCTGATTAACAAAAGCGCTGTTGCAGAACTTCAAGCGAAGAAAAATGAGAAAGCAGATACCTCATCACGAGGGCTGCTATATTTTCGCGATGCCCTGCTCCTTACAATTGTTGGTTACATTGTTGCTGGCGAAAATTTCCCTACATCTGGCTCAGGTGGGCCTTTCTCTTGGCAAGAAGAGCATTTTCTAAAAGAAGCCATTGTCGATGCTGTTCTCGAGAATCCATCAGTTGGAAATCTCAAGTTTCTGAATGGGTTGACAGAAGAGCTTGAGGGCCGATTGAATCGTCTCAAGTCAGAGGAAACCAAAGAAAGCCCCTCTGATGATCACTTAGACATTGATGctcttgatgatgatgcatgGGGAAAATGGGgtgacgaggaagaggaagacgtTGACAATAGTAAAGCAGATGAGTCCTATGACGATATGCAGCTGAAGCTGGATTTGCGTGATAGAGTAGACAGCTTATTTAGGTTTCTCCACAAGTTATCGAGTCTAAGAACAAGGAATCTACCACTAAGAGAAGGCTCATTGGCTTCAGAAAACAACTTTTCTGGCGATCCTTCTGGAAACAAAGGGCTACTCTACAGGCTTATAGCAAAAGTGTTGAGCAAACAAGAGATACCTGGTTTAGAATACCATTCTTCTACTGTCggaaggtttttaaaaagcgggTTTGGAAGGTTTGGTCTTGGTCAG GCAAAACCGAGTCTAGCAGACCAGAGTGTCATTCTTGTCTTTGTCATTGGAGGAATCAATGGTTTAGAG GTTTTGGAAGCTCAAGAGGCTGTATCAGAGAGCGGAAGACCGGACACTAATCTTGTTATTGGAGGAACGACACTTCTAACTCCTGACGACATGTTCGACTTATTGCTTGGACAGTTCAGCCATTTTTGA
- the LOC104788807 gene encoding phospholipase A1-IIdelta-like, giving the protein MVEPTWEELLGLDNWQNLLEPLDHSLRKLILRAGDFCQATYDTFINDQNSIYCGASRYGKPSFFHKVMLDDARHYDVVSFLYATARVSDHEAFFLSSMSRESWDRETNWIGYIAVTSDERTAEIGRREIYVVFRGTTRNYEWVNVMGAKLTSVKELLMDGGDGPEVMLGWFTIYTTANPNSPFTKMSARSQLLTKIKELLELYKDEKPSIVFTGHSLGATVATLAAFDIAENVTSGYSDVPPVTAIVFGSPRVGNREFSDRVKRHNNVRVLHVKNEIDLITRYPAKIMGYVNIGTKLEIDTRVSPFLKETHHPGDWHNLQAMLHVVAGWNGKNGKFEMKVNRNIALVNKSCSLLKEECLVPKCWWVEKNKGMLKTEDGDWVMATLDDEDKPVVEFD; this is encoded by the exons ATGGTCGAGCCAACATGGGAAGAGCTTCTCGGTCTAGACAATTGGCAAAACCTATTGGAACCACTTGACCACTCACTTCGCAAACTCATCCTTCGAGCCGGCGACTTCTGTCAAGCCACTTACGACACTTTCATCAACGACCAAAACTCTATCTACTGTGGAGCCAGCCGTTATGGCAAACCATCGTTCTTCCACAAAGTTATGCTCGACGATGCGAGACACTATGACGTCGTTTCGTTCCTCTACGCTACAGCTCGTGTCAGCGACCACGAGGCCTTCTTCCTCAGCTCCATGTCTCGTGAGTCTTGGGACCGCGAGACTAACTGGATCGGTTACATCGCGGTCACGTCTGATGAACGGACGGCTGAGATTGGAAGGAGAGAGATCTATGTTGTGTTTCGTGGGACAACGAGGAATTACGAGTGGGTCAATGTGATGGGAGCAAAGTTGACTTCGGTTAAAGAACTCTTGATGGATGGTGGGGATGGACCTGAGGTTATGCTTGGATGGTTCACTATTTATACGACAGCTAACCCAAACTCACCCTTCACCAAGATGAGTGCACGTTCACAGCTTCTCACCAAG ATAAAAGAATTGCTAGAGCTATACAAGGACGAGAAACCTAGCATAGTGTTCACCGGACACAGTCTAGGTGCCACAGTTGCGACTCTCGCAGCGTTTGACATTGCGGAAAACGTTACAAGCGGCTATAGCGATGTGCCGCCAGTGACGGCTATTGTGTTTGGTTCTCCGAGAGTTGGCAACAGAGAATTCTCCGACAGAGTCAAGAGACATAACAATGTGAGAGTATTGCACGTGAAAAATGAAATTGATCTCATCACCCGATATCCAGCTAAAATAATGGGGTACGTCAACATTGGGACCAAACTTGAAATTGATACGAGAGTTTCACCTTTTCTTAAGGAAACTCATCATCCTGGTGATTGGCATAACCTTCAG GCGATGTTACACGTAGTAGCGGGATGGAACGGGAAGAATGGGAAGTTCGAGATGAAAGTGAACCGAAACATAGCCTTGGTTAACAAATCGTGTTCACTATTGAAAGAAGAATGTTTGGTTCCCAAGTGTTGGTGGGTCGAGAAAAACAAAGGCATGCTCAAGACAGAGGATGGCGATTGGGTCATGGCCACTCTCGACGACGAAGACAAGCCCGTTGTCGAGTTTgattag
- the LOC104785099 gene encoding phospholipase A1-IIdelta isoform X1 → MATTTSWEELLGSKNWDTLLDPLDQSLRELILRCGDFCQATYDAFVNDQNSKYCGASRYGKSSFFEKVMLESASDYEVVSFLYATARVALPQGLLLGSQSRDAWDRESNWFGYIAVTSDERTKALGRREIYVALRGTSRNYEWVNVLGARSTSADPLLRGPEKDDSGVVEGTTFDSDSEDEEGCKVMLGWLTIYTSNQPESKFTKLSLRSQLLASIKGLLLKYKDEKPSIVLTGHSLGATEAVLAAYDIAENASNDDVPVTAIVFGCPQVGNKEFRDEAMRHKNLKILHVRNTIDLLTRYPGGLLGYVDMGINFVIDTKKSPFLKDSRNPGDWHNLQAMLHIVAGWNGKKGEFKLMVKRSIALVNKSCEFLKDECLVPGSWWVEKNKGLIRNEDGEWVIAPVEEEPVPEF, encoded by the exons ATGGCTACAACAACATCATGGGAAGAGCTCTTAGGTTCAAAGAATTGGGACACTCTCTTAGACCCATTAGACCAATCACTTCGTGAACTCATCTTACGTTGCGGAGACTTTTGTCAAGCCACCTACGATGCCTTCGTCAACGACCAAAACTCCAAGTACTGTGGAGCCAGCCGCTACGGCAAATCTTCTTTCTTCGAAAAGGTCATGCTCGAATCCGCTTCTGACTATGAGGTTGTAAGCTTCCTCTACGCCACAGCTCGCGTTGCTCTCCCCCAAGGTTTGCTTCTCGGCTCGCAATCACGAGATGCTTGGGACCGTGAGTCTAACTGGTTTGGCTAC ATTGCTGTCACATCTGATGAACGGACTAAGGCTTTAGGACGCCGTGAGATCTATGTAGCTTTGAGGGGAACGAGTAGGAACTACGAGTGGGTTAATGTTTTGGGGGCTAGGTCCACTTCAGCTGACCCATTGCTGCGTGGACCGGAGAAGGATGACTCTGGTGTAGTCGAAGGTACGACTTTTGATAGTGACagtgaagacgaagaagggTGCAAGGTGATGCTCGGGTGGCTCACAATCTATACTTCTAATCAACCCGAATCGAAATTCACCAAGTTGAGTCTACGGTCACAGTTGCTAGCTAGCATCAAAGGGCTCTTACTGAAGTATAAGGACGAGAAACCGAGCATTGTGTTGACTGGACATAGCTTGGGAGCTACAGAGGCTGTTCTAGCCGCCTATGATATAGCCGAGAACGCTTCCAATGATGATGTTCCGGTCACTGCTATTGTATTTGGTTGTCCACAGGTTGGAAACAAGGAATTCAGAGACGAAGCAATGCGtcacaaaaacttgaaaatccTCCATGTAAGGAACACGATTGATCTCTTAACTAGATATCCAGGGGGACTTTTAGGGTATGTGGACATGGGAATCAACTTTGTGATCGATACAAAGAAGTCACCGTTCCTAAAAGATTCAAGGAATCCGGGGGATTGGCATAATCTTCAG GCGATGCTACATATTGTAGCTGGATGGAATGGGAAGAAAGGAGAGTTTAAACTGATGGTGAAGAGAAGTATTGCTTTAGTAAACAAGTCATGCGAGTTCTTGAAAGATGAGTGTTTAGTGCCAGGATCTTGGTGGGTGGAGAAGAACAAAGGACTGATCAGAAACGAAGATGGTGAATGGGTTATTGCTCCAGTTGAAGAAGAACCTGTACCTGAATTCTAA
- the LOC104785099 gene encoding phospholipase A1-IIdelta isoform X2, whose amino-acid sequence MATTTSWEELLGSKNWDTLLDPLDQSLRELILRCGDFCQATYDAFVNDQNSKYCGASRYGKSSFFEKVMLESASDYEVVSFLYATARVALPQGLLLGSQSRDAWDRESNWFGYIAVTSDERTKALGRREIYVALRGTSRNYEWVNVLGARSTSADPLLRGPEKDDSGVVEGTTFDSDSEDEEGCKVMLGWLTIYTSNQPESKFTKLSLRSQLLASIKGLLLKYKDEKPSIVLTGHSLGATEAVLAAYDIAENASNDDVPVTAIVFGCPQVGNKEFRDEAMRHKNLKILHVRNTIDLLTRYPGGLLGYVDMGINFVIDTKKSPFLKDSRNPGDWHNLQAMLHIVAGWNGKKGEFKLMVKRSIALVNKSCEFLKDECLVPGSWWVEKNKGLIRNEDGEWVIAPVEEEPVPEF is encoded by the exons ATGGCTACAACAACATCATGGGAAGAGCTCTTAGGTTCAAAGAATTGGGACACTCTCTTAGACCCATTAGACCAATCACTTCGTGAACTCATCTTACGTTGCGGAGACTTTTGTCAAGCCACCTACGATGCCTTCGTCAACGACCAAAACTCCAAGTACTGTGGAGCCAGCCGCTACGGCAAATCTTCTTTCTTCGAAAAGGTCATGCTCGAATCCGCTTCTGACTATGAGGTTGTAAGCTTCCTCTACGCCACAGCTCGCGTTGCTCTCCCCCAAGGTTTGCTTCTCGGCTCGCAATCACGAGATGCTTGGGACCGTGAGTCTAACTG GTTTGGCTACATTGCTGTCACATCTGATGAACGGACTAAGGCTTTAGGACGCCGTGAGATCTATGTAGCTTTGAGGGGAACGAGTAGGAACTACGAGTGGGTTAATGTTTTGGGGGCTAGGTCCACTTCAGCTGACCCATTGCTGCGTGGACCGGAGAAGGATGACTCTGGTGTAGTCGAAGGTACGACTTTTGATAGTGACagtgaagacgaagaagggTGCAAGGTGATGCTCGGGTGGCTCACAATCTATACTTCTAATCAACCCGAATCGAAATTCACCAAGTTGAGTCTACGGTCACAGTTGCTAGCTAGCATCAAAGGGCTCTTACTGAAGTATAAGGACGAGAAACCGAGCATTGTGTTGACTGGACATAGCTTGGGAGCTACAGAGGCTGTTCTAGCCGCCTATGATATAGCCGAGAACGCTTCCAATGATGATGTTCCGGTCACTGCTATTGTATTTGGTTGTCCACAGGTTGGAAACAAGGAATTCAGAGACGAAGCAATGCGtcacaaaaacttgaaaatccTCCATGTAAGGAACACGATTGATCTCTTAACTAGATATCCAGGGGGACTTTTAGGGTATGTGGACATGGGAATCAACTTTGTGATCGATACAAAGAAGTCACCGTTCCTAAAAGATTCAAGGAATCCGGGGGATTGGCATAATCTTCAG GCGATGCTACATATTGTAGCTGGATGGAATGGGAAGAAAGGAGAGTTTAAACTGATGGTGAAGAGAAGTATTGCTTTAGTAAACAAGTCATGCGAGTTCTTGAAAGATGAGTGTTTAGTGCCAGGATCTTGGTGGGTGGAGAAGAACAAAGGACTGATCAGAAACGAAGATGGTGAATGGGTTATTGCTCCAGTTGAAGAAGAACCTGTACCTGAATTCTAA
- the LOC104785099 gene encoding phospholipase A1-IIdelta isoform X3, which translates to MATTTSWEELLGSKNWDTLLDPLDQSLRELILRCGDFCQATYDAFVNDQNSKYCGASRYGKSSFFEKVMLESASDYEVVSFLYATARVALPQGLLLGSQSRDAWDRESNWFGYIAVTSDERTKALGRREIYVALRGTSRNYEWVNVLGARSTSADPLLRGPEKDDSGVVEGTTFDSDSEDEEGCKVMLGWLTIYTSNQPESKFTKLSLRSQLLASIKGLLLKYKDEKPSIVLTGHSLGATEAVLAAYDIAENASNDDVPVTAIVFGCPQVGNKEFRDEAMRHKNLKILHVRNTIDLLTRYPGGLLGYVDMGINFVIDTKKSPFLKDSRNPGDWHNLQAMLHIVAGWNGKKGEFKLMVKRSIALVNKSCEFLKDECLVPGSWWVEKNKGLIRNEDGEWVIAPVEEEPVPEF; encoded by the exons ATGGCTACAACAACATCATGGGAAGAGCTCTTAGGTTCAAAGAATTGGGACACTCTCTTAGACCCATTAGACCAATCACTTCGTGAACTCATCTTACGTTGCGGAGACTTTTGTCAAGCCACCTACGATGCCTTCGTCAACGACCAAAACTCCAAGTACTGTGGAGCCAGCCGCTACGGCAAATCTTCTTTCTTCGAAAAGGTCATGCTCGAATCCGCTTCTGACTATGAGGTTGTAAGCTTCCTCTACGCCACAGCTCGCGTTGCTCTCCCCCAAGGTTTGCTTCTCGGCTCGCAATCACGAGATGCTTGGGACCGTGAGTCTAACTGGTTTGGCTACATTGCTGTCACATCTGATGAACGGACTAAGGCTTTAGGACGCCGTGAGATCTATGTAGCTTTGAGGGGAACGAGTAGGAACTACGAGTGGGTTAATGTTTTGGGGGCTAGGTCCACTTCAGCTGACCCATTGCTGCGTGGACCGGAGAAGGATGACTCTGGTGTAGTCGAAGGTACGACTTTTGATAGTGACagtgaagacgaagaagggTGCAAGGTGATGCTCGGGTGGCTCACAATCTATACTTCTAATCAACCCGAATCGAAATTCACCAAGTTGAGTCTACGGTCACAGTTGCTAGCTAGCATCAAAGGGCTCTTACTGAAGTATAAGGACGAGAAACCGAGCATTGTGTTGACTGGACATAGCTTGGGAGCTACAGAGGCTGTTCTAGCCGCCTATGATATAGCCGAGAACGCTTCCAATGATGATGTTCCGGTCACTGCTATTGTATTTGGTTGTCCACAGGTTGGAAACAAGGAATTCAGAGACGAAGCAATGCGtcacaaaaacttgaaaatccTCCATGTAAGGAACACGATTGATCTCTTAACTAGATATCCAGGGGGACTTTTAGGGTATGTGGACATGGGAATCAACTTTGTGATCGATACAAAGAAGTCACCGTTCCTAAAAGATTCAAGGAATCCGGGGGATTGGCATAATCTTCAG GCGATGCTACATATTGTAGCTGGATGGAATGGGAAGAAAGGAGAGTTTAAACTGATGGTGAAGAGAAGTATTGCTTTAGTAAACAAGTCATGCGAGTTCTTGAAAGATGAGTGTTTAGTGCCAGGATCTTGGTGGGTGGAGAAGAACAAAGGACTGATCAGAAACGAAGATGGTGAATGGGTTATTGCTCCAGTTGAAGAAGAACCTGTACCTGAATTCTAA